The following is a genomic window from Asterias amurensis chromosome 8, ASM3211899v1.
gtgttttttttatacgaAATAACAAAACTCCATCAGAATTGACCAAAATCTGAATAACAACAACATATGTAAATATAtccttattgttttttttaatgaccatGTGATGCTGAAACCAAGGTTTTTACAGAGTGAGGACATGATTGCTTCCATTCTTAAATGTTCAACCAATAGAGATGGGTGGGTTTCCAGcagtatgaaataataatattcaacaTTTGTATAGCGCTTCATGCACATTGTTTCTAAGTGTGCAGCGTTTTGTTCTATAGGTATACTGAGTTATGTTTAAATATAATAGGAcccatttaaagacagtggacactattggtaattgtcaaagaccagtcttctcacttggtgcatctcaacatatgcataaaataacaaacctgtgaaaacttgagctcaattggtagtcaaagttgcgagataataatgaaatcaaAAACAGCCtggtcaaacgaagttgtgtgctttcatattgcttgatttcgtgtcctcaaattctaaatcgtggaaaaatacttctttctcgaaaactacgtcactacagagggagccgtttctcacaacgttttatcctatcaacctctccccattactcattaccaagtgaggttttatgctaataattattttaaggaattaccaaaagtgtccactgcctttaagtacaaagCTTATAATGTAATGGTTAACAACGTTCTGCAGCCAGTCCTACCAGAAAACTCCGGGGGAGGGAATATAAATGTAAATTGATCTCTGTGCAAAACACACAGGTTAAAGGTGTTAACCATTTAGTACATTGTTCTATTTCACTGTGGTACTTAACTGGTGCATTTGTATCCATGGTAACTTCCCATGATATAAATCTCTCTAACTGAAGTTTGGAAAGAACCCAAACACTGCAGTGTTTGGGTGCCTTGCCAATTGTATTGACGCCTtgcatatacatgtaacaaTCGGCTGCTGTATGGTCTTCCATTGTATTTTACAGCAATCACTTTGTCTAAAATGCATAATTGCATAGTAACAAACAACGAATCTGACTGCCAAAATGGCGCAAATAAGATTGATTGTTTGAAGTCAATACTTTCCAGACGACTCACTTATCAGACAACTCATcttacttttttcttttgatgtaaacaaaataaattcaatAACACATCAGCTTTAAGGAagacaaaatacattttaaacttCTGGTTTTTACAGTATCAAACTTACCAttactaacctgtgaaagtttgtcAAATTAAAGTGACCCCTCATTTGAAATCATCaaagaatgtgtataaattatatAGTCAGGAAAGTTTGTGCTGTTGAATAACCAGCTTTATTTCAATGTGACAGTTGACAGTGATGATTTGTTGGATCTTCAAATGATTGATCTTAAACTTTGACAGTGCTTCACATTCAAATATTTCTGTGGAGTGTTCCAACTGACACAAACTTAATAATCAGTGAGCCTTAATTTTCCACTTATCCATTCCGTTGTTGTTTACCATTTATTTGTCCTCAAAGGTATAGGGTCATACATTGGTAAGACCCCAAAAAATATTAGTGTAATTTGTATTAGAAAGCTGATTGTCATAAAGATGGTACTAGTGGTAAAGCATCCTGCAGCATGATTTCATCTGAAATGCCCCACGTTGATTAGACATCAATaagaatatttgaatctgaggagCAGTTCATTTATCAATCATTTATAAGGTTTTTGAGTGATGGTGTCTGTTCTGTGTTCATCAATGTGCTCAAGACTCTTGTGAAATTTCCCTGaaagttgttgttgctgtttttagcaagtagacactgtactcatctgaaactttcacagtatCATTGTGTCTTTCTTGATAATATGGTCTacaaatcagcattacattgacAATAGCCAAACGGTGAccctacttttaaaaacataatttattgttttctttttgtttattttgtgcatgcagAGATGGAAGTAAGTTATCAAAGCGTCAGGGGGATATCTATGTGCAACATTTTAAGGTTAGTCTTAAGAACCAAACATTAACAGTAATGAAGATTTACAATTGCTCTAAAAGTAGTTGGTTTTacaaatagcttgtgtggttttGTACAGTGACTAGTTTGAATAAAATTCCTCCTCAAGGAAAAAGATTTAAAAGCTGCATTATGTGAGAGGTAGAGTTGTCATCATCTTTTCATTCAGGTCAAGACTCAAGTCAAGTCCAGGGTTCAAATTAGACAGTGCCCGCAATAATAAAAAACTCAAATGACTTGAGTCCTAGTTATCTGGTTATAGACTCATCAAGTCCCAAATTCTGGTAAAATGACAGTCAGCGTTTTCTGCCAGAGTTCTTTTTACCTGTTGAATTCTTGATATTTTAGGTCAGGGGTCtatgtataggataatgcccaaggtgcgcgccattcgtacccacgattggcgcgttcaccgagggcattatgcgacttaacccacacctgggACGTCATGcaattgttaaaatcgctccattattttgcacgaatggcgcgatattgtttaatttttaagccaattgtttgtatgtattatgtaagcttgttcactccagtgaacacccCCAGTGGTGCGTAAACatagtcctttctctatgcatgGACGAAGACTGACATTTAGGAAATACGCTCTTTCCTTCGACAGTGGTTTTTTCCTGACTCAAAGTAAATTTTGTAAAGTGACAGAAAGTAACGACGATACGGATGATGTTGTAGCCAACTATCATATACCAGCAAGTAGTTTCAGATATTTCGGATATAACTTTGATttgattaacaaatttaaactaaCTTAATGAGGAACAATTTCAGTTAAATTCCTGTCATTATTTAAATAAAGATATTTAAAGAAGCATCTTTGCAAACTTAATTTTTACGGAgtttactcacttaccatgaTAAATAAAGCATTAATTTAAAAGATACTGgttaaaattaaattgatttatctgactttaagacaTGTTTAAATGACTGTTGTAGTTAtctaaaaagaaattaatatctCAGCTTAATCATAATTAAAGTCTTTACGTAGCTCTAACCtgggttaaaaaaataatggtgcATGGCTTCAGTGATGTAACTTACTTTGTTCCATATATGTACTATTTTGCACAACTTGCGCAATGGGGACAGTTTCACCCGtttgcacaatgggtgaatagttCTCTTTGGTTGatacccatcgcgccattcgtgcaaaataatggagtgatttaacaatagcacgacgtcacaggtgtgggttaaatCAATACGAGTTCATATCTTAGATTTCATTTCATTGCAATGACGTCATGGACTAGAATGTGGCAATCTCGGACataaatcaatttttaaaaagaaaggatGGACAGCATTGTACCAAAGTTACCACATTGTAAATGATCAACCTACATTTGACCTCTTTCAAGTCTTTGAGGGTACTCTGGCATTTTAGATCAGTGACATCTTTTGCATCaaggtttattttcatatttacgagatttgaaataaaacaaaatgagcaaGTAACATGTGGTTTACAAACATGCTGCTTCCACTTGATGCAGTGGACCTTCTCATAAAGTGTTAATGCTggttttggggggggggtttttgtggtttttttcagGATGCAGGTTTCTTGCCAGAGGCTCTTGTCAATTTCATCACATTTTGTGGCTCAGGCTTTCAGGAGAATCGAGAAATGAGAAACATGCAGCAACTTATCCAACAGGTTGGTCTAGTAGAAATCAACCAAGATTGATTGTAGGTCAATTACATACACAAAATGTGAATGGTCAAAAAGGCGAAGCCGATGGGGGATATCGTATTTGCGTCATCAGCACCCGGCGCAAAACACGCACCGACGCGCCTTTTGGTCGGAAAGTGTGTGAcgaacatttttaattttttttattcttctacTTTCATCGTTTTGGAGAAAGTTCAGAAAGAGGAGGAGTAACAGCAAACAACAAACGGCAGAAAGGGTATCTAGCTAATGATCTTACATTGTTTCCTAGACTTTGGTGATTTGTTTAcctaaaaacacacattttctgTTGTCATCTCTTCACTCGCCCATTGCTGCACATGTGATTTCGCTTGCGTTTTCACAGATATTGCCCACGGTTTGGGGTAGAATCTGGTGCCGTCACAATTACGGTATCTGGACGTTGATTTCCATAGGTGCTGTCCGTCtataggttctttatgtctgtgctTCCAACGCACAATGATGTGGCAATACAACCAAGTAGGTGTAGCGGCCAGTTCTGACATGGTCTAAGCCATTTCCAACTTGCAGCTATGGCTGTGGCTTCTGGTCACAACTTCATCATGCATTTAAGTATATGAGGCTGCCCTTGGCAACAACCTTAGTAACAGCCACAGCCAAAGCTGAAGCTGTAGCCGCCAGTTCTAACATGGTCTAAACCATTTCCAAGTCCAACTTGTAGCTATGTCTGTGGCTTGGTCACCacttcatcatgcattgaagcaaAGGCTACCCTGGCAACAACCTTAGTAACAGCTGCAGCCACAGCCACCCAATTTGAATACAATCTTAATGTCAAATCAAACCGTGACTGGAAGGACAATATAATCTGGTCCTTTTTTAAGGAATTATCCAAAGATGTTTCATATCAATGTGGACTCTGGTGAACTGACAAAAACAACtgaaaagtgaaacattttgtgcaaataaatgttttgatgtttgataaaatgtttactttttatttatttgtttttcaagttTTCTTTAAGTCAAGTGTCTACCCATTCAGCAGTCTTGGATATGGACTTACTACCAGATGTTAACAGGAGTCACATGATACATCTCCTGACCAATCAGAAGGGGAGATGCAGACTTATTTCAGAGTTACGAGAAAAGCTTGCCATGCTAAAAACAGAGTAGGTGATGAACATTTATGGCACCATTTTGGTTGAAAACTCTAAgaaatttgcttttttttctttgtgttaaTATTATTAGAGGTTGCAGCAGTCAATTTAAACTTGGTGTTTCCATATTCTGTAAAATAACTTTCTACTTCAGTTTAACTGATAGACATTTAACTACTCTCTTGGGTTACTAGCTTGTGCTGCACATGTATTTGCATTTCCTTGAGTCAACTGTTTGATGTACTTGTAGTAAATGTATCTCCTAATTTGTTGCCTTAATTTGTCGCTTATTGTAACCAGCCCATTTATTCTGTTGAATGGGCTATGGATGatatggctgtttttttttaaatacattaaaataGCCGCATCCCGTTCTTTGTTGAAgaaattaactatttttgtttaaccatCAGACTTATTGGGTTTCTATGATGCAATGCAATGACTTATAATAGTTACAATCAATGGGACAATATCTCGCATTCATGTCAATTGTGAATAATCCTAATGAATTTATTCTAAATtatgattgtttttaataagtatCTTTTTTTCTATCTAGAAGAGAAGATGGAAGTAGGGGAGAGACGATGGAACTTACAGATGAGTATCTCCTGAGGGTCCTTGAAGCAAGGAAGGTACGCTTAGCATTTTGTTATCCCACGTTGTCAATACGGTGATCCATGCTTgaactgggcccattttcataaagcctgtaagcacaacaacttgctaagcacagacaaacaTTGCTttacagaaacaggttaccagccaatataaCATGCCCCACCCAATTATTGCTTATTAGCAAAGCagtatttctgcttaacagctagAAAATTGGGCCCTACTAGATAGTTGGATGTTTCAATAAGTCTTCAACTGATCAGTTTATTGTCAATCATCactttattaattttgggggtaaaaaccaaaaattaatattctttatccccgatgcaaatttaacatctattatatcgttgcggtgcccgctgccaaaacataggattcgaactgcctctagctaccgggcaacctcggtagtctagttggtgagacactgctctagaattgcaagggtcgtgggttcgaatcccacccgagtaacatgcctgtgatattttttcacaggactcgggggaaagtactgagtatacagtgctaacacacatcggtatatgggtaaaaaccaaaaattattattctttatccccgatgcaaatttaacatctattaaatcatcaGTTTGTTTACCGTGTTGAGAGTTGTTCAATATATACACAAATATAAATAGCAGTtgaaattgtgttgttttttcctgATTCTTTCAGAACCATATAAGCAGGATATATGATCTATGTCAACCAGACTACAGTTATCTTTGGCTGAGACCAGATGGACGAAGGGAAGACTTTATTGCTGTTTCAGAGAATGCAGGTATATAAATCATCAATGCATTGTAGGGACAGACATTCGTTTCATGATGGAAACACTTTCACAGACTCTCAGTCACAAAAAACCAGTAGTAAAGGTTTGGACAATTGTTAGGCTACATGAACATTGGCCTGGTAACTGCAATCATGTAAAAGGGCAAGGCAGAATTGACTTATCAAAAGGGCATCTCCTTGAGGCAACTTAATTTCTACTGATTAATACATTTTatagggggcaccaaggcaatggcaaggcgCATTGAAgtaatcgcctttgttgcctccatgaagtatcatgcTTGCTACTTCTCCCTTTCCTGATAGCAAGTTTTACATTGATTCAAACACACCTCTCATGACTGGACTCCCTGTGGTCTACCATTCAAGATAGCTGTTACTAGAATGCAGGGATGTGGACTCAAATCCAACCCAAATAAAATAGCCTTTGGATTTATATTTTCACATGCAGGGGTAAAGCACTGAATGCAGTGCTTGGAGTAAACATTCAGTGCGGATTacaccaaaaataatattcaattTCACCTGTTTAGACAATCTTGACAAGGCAGAGGCTTATTGGCTTAAAACTAACTTAGTTAACTTGATCAAATAATTAACAGATGAATTTGTTCACCTTTTTTTGACAGAGATTATTTTGAGTGAGGCATGCCAGGAGATTGAAGGCCTACCAGAGAGTGTTTATGAAGATGTAAAGGAGTTATCAGCGCAATTGAGAAGATCTAGTGACAGGCTCCAAGGAGTGCCTTATGCTGTCTACATGAAGATACTACGACTTGCACTCAGTAATCTTAAGGTTATTCAAACTTTCCTCTATTCAGTTGAATTATTGTAATTGCAAAATGATGTTATTTGCAGTTTATCTTTTACCCCTCAGATCAATATAGGCTGAAGGGTATTGTAACTAACTATGGCTTCTATCCATACATCCATCGATCCCTCTGGGTGTTTGTTTCCAGACAATAATTCCAGTTTGAAGTGACCCTTGATTGTAACTTGGGTTAGGGTGTCCTTGCATGCCTTGGGGAAATGAAATTGGGATTGCTCTATGGTTATAGGGTGGAAAGGTGAATGGTTTTTGGACTGTTAATCTGGTTAGAGATGACATTGGACTTGTAATGGATGGTGGTTGCCCTTTTGGGCAAGTTGTTGAAAAGTCTACGTTgttgtggtgtgtcatggcagagtggttaagagcatgggattcaaactctggtgtttctgatcagcaaagtgtaaGTTAAAATCCCTGTTGTGGCAcatgtgtctttaagcaagacacttaacaatgATAGCCTTGTACGTTGTGTATTGCTCCCAAAAGAACCCTGTGCactttatcaaaaagagaagggattcgccaCTGTGTTCCTGATTTGATGGCAACGTATtgcgccacaacaccttgtaaagcccgtttcatacttcctgcgaatgcgatgcgtatttgcattcacaggaagtatgaaccgggcttaaaccattacatggtgctatgtaaaaggagtaggtctcataattcaagcaTAGTCAAATCTGTTAAGTACTTGGTTTCCATTTTTTTAATATgatcatttgttgttgttttttaacagCGAGGAGCAAGTGTAGCGGAAATGATGTCAGTTCTAGGAAAGTCTGAGGTTGTGCAACGGTTAAATGCATCATTACAGAGTGTTGTCCAAGATGCTACATGAAGTGTTAGCAGAGGATTCCAGTTACCAGACTGCTCTTCCATTGCTAGTAACAGACAGTTTAAGCCAAACAAGTTTAAGCCTAACAAGCCAACATATGGACTTTTTGCCCAAATTAACTCTTGGCCACAATAaatgctgtacatgtatattactgtATTATGCAAAAAGCTATCAGGCCTGGCATCATCCTCTCTGTGCAGGAGCTCTAGAGGGCGCATGTTAATTAgtgaataacagtgcgaggacccggtcttcactgcgtggtaagaccgggttggtggctggcgcttccagacatgttcaggggccatattttagcttttgatggttcctgTCAATAACATAACTGATACTTTGAGACCACTGACTCTTTTAAGTAATGGTCTTTTCagcaccctcactggggtcaaaggagacAAATGATTGGCTGATAGCTATTCTTTGTGCGTTAAAACGGGCTCATGCGCTCAGCATCCATGTAGCATGTCGCTGTAAACAAGACCATATATGGACAAATGAGATAATACGCACGAACCCGTTccctcaaaattgatacattttcagcatGTACGTGCAAGTGCgcaaagttgcaatgaaacttacatgaatataaataagcatgcgatacagtgcaTGCAACGCGCAAACTaattttacacaatgtatgctgatttatgGGCCACTTAATCGCTTTTTTCCAAAGCCCGTCTTTATACCGCTCGTTaatacacccccacgtgacagggttttgaccaatcagagacttgaaaccgtccaaggtatttgtTAATAGCTGATAAATTGAGTTGCAAAGCAGCCCAAAGAACACAAGGCTTAGACTGACTTTCCTTGCCCAAATAACTCTTTGCAACAAGTAAATCAAGGATGTGATAGATGTTACTAGGCCTGACATTATCCGCTTTGTGCAtgaacactagagggcgcttgTTATTATTTCAGAACTGATATAACGTAagaagttaaaaataaaagtgaagGGTGTAGTGTTAATTTACCACATTATGTTATGTGTGAAAATTGAACCTTGGCTCATCTTCAAGCATGGTCTCTGGAACTTGGAAGGTACAATATCCCACAATTGAACCTTCCCAACCATACATAACACGTAGTTTACTGGAACATAATAATGAGTGCTTCAAGTGCTATGGTTATAACTGTGACTCCTGATGTAATGATCCTGCATTCCTGCTGGGTTCTATATTCCTGCAGCAAAGCTGAGGGGAAATGAAACACTTGGGGACTCACattattacaataataataaatagttttAATATAGCGCTTAATCTAGGGGCGTCACAAAGTGCTATAGCACGAGAAAAAGcagtcaatgttttataacactcTATACCCATACACTATCATGTTTGTCGACCACATCACAGGAATGCAACATAGAGAACCACGTTGTTTATTTATCAGTTTCCCAAGAACCCAAAcatttttcatcattttttgttcTCAAGTTGGCCACTGACATGACCAAGATGAGAAAAagtgtttgatattttaaaaaatgCTTGAACAATTTGGATGGTGTACATCGGGGCACATGTACATTACAATGGAGAGTTCATTCTACTGAACCATTTATATTCCATGGGAGCTCTAACACACTTCAGGGCATTCAAACAacattcaaaataatgacaagaACCAATGTGGAGATTATCATTTAtgattttaataaaatttatttgtaaagtcaaaatatttattttgtcttgCCCCATGATTTACAATGTCACAAACTCGTGGTCTTTCTATTTCTCTCATTCCACTTAGACACACTACATATATCTGTGAATGTGGCAATTGACTAATTGTATTTTTAGGCTCttgctttttaaagccattggaccctttcggtaaacagtattttccaagggccacacttcgtgtatcacaacttatatataaaacaacaaacctgtgaaaatttaggctcaatcagtcatcggagtcgggagaaaataacgggcaAACCCATgaatgtttcgccgtgtcatgacatgtgtttaaaataaatccgtaattctcaatatcgagaattgatattgtttactgttttctcaaaaagtaaagcatttcatggaataatatttcaagagaagtctttcaccactaccttctgtaagccctgtaagttatttgtaaatctgtgaacttttattttgtttctgtaccaaaagggtccaatggctgtaaAGACTGAAAAAATCACTTCTCATGTTTTCCTGATGAACAAAAAATTTAATCTAAGCTAAACCTCAGTACATTTATAAATCTTCCAAGGTATGCGTTTTGAAATAAAACCTAGATTGTAGATGTGACTTGTTCTGTAGTGGAGCTAGTGGGCAAGGGATAACATTTTTGGGACTTTGTCCAGTGGTCCCCTGAATATTTTGAGCTCTGAATAACACAAGTGAATGATACTACAAAATAACTCTTTACACGATAAAATGAGTGTGTAACATTCAACTTGACTTCAAAATGAAGCCCATATTGGCCAGTGGCTACCTTGAACCCAACCATGTTTGGACATCAAAGATAAATTTGcaccaaaaacaaacagacCAGTATTTCACTTTGTCAGAATAAAACTAATGCATTCATTGAGGACACTTCACTAAAGATAAGTGCTGGTGagaggtatacctttggtagttACTGCAAAGATACTCCataaaaaccgacttggtaaaAAAGCACAGCTGATAATGTAATGTATAACTTTTACAGAAACAATTCTCTTCACCGAGGGGTGTAATGGCCAAGTgcataagagcaccgaactcaaactctggtgcttctgttcagcagagtgtgggtttgaatcctggttgtgaaacttgtgtccttgagcaagacacttaactataattgcttctctccacccaggggtaaaggGGTACATGTACCTGTTAGTAGCACATATGTGTTGAGTatacactccccagggagctgagatgatttaagGAATTAATTAAATGGCCCAATGACCAAGGTTCATAAGGTTGGAACCAcgttgagacgcccttcgggtgttcAAAGCACTATATCAAAAAcgattcttaaaggaacacattgccttggatcggacgagttggtctataaaaagcatttgtaagcCCAGGATTGATCTATCTGCATATCTTGAGCCAAGATGTAGACCAAGAAACTGCCATACAAAGGTCACTGAACCCACAATATATAATATGTACTCtatgtttttgtacacattttgtaagATTCTTTTTCGATTGACTTGTAGTTACAACTAATAATGAACTTTGTTTAATTCTTCCTGCAGACAAGACTTGTCCCTGGAGCTGAGGAACAATTACAGACTATGCTACAATGGAGTGGTATACATGTATGCGCAGATGAAGGTGCTAACTATaggtatcaaacttattgttgtctAAATAACTTTGATACAAAGATATGTATATTATTATCCATTCTTGATGCTGAGCTGTGCATGCTTTCATTGCTACTGCAGTTCATGGCGCAGCAAGATCAAGCATTGCTGTCCAACTCGCcaagaaactaattaaaaaGTTCAACATACAGGATGATGTACACACAACTCGGATGGGGGTCAACATTATTGTTACATTATTATTGGTTTGGTTGTTTTCATGTTCTAATGAAAAAGAATTGGTTCCTCGTGGTTTTTGGGGTGTTGGGGTATTTTTTTTGTCCCAAGTGCTTTGAGAAAAAGGGTATCTTAAGGCCTGGTTACACAGACCTCGATAACATGAACGAAAACGAGAGCGTTAAAAATGCAGGCTCTCGATTGGTAaaataagcgtgggcgtattctgcgtggagcaattcaaccaatagaatgtgttctcttgtgtcgttatcattatcgttttcgttattgctgcagtgtgactcggtcTTTAGCATACACACCTAGGTGTTGGATGAATGTCCATTGGATTGATCAGCAGGACCCTTGAGATACTTGTTCATGGTCACTGGCAAGTCATAGCTTTTTCATCTTAGAATTCGGGCTTcatgtttgattgatttatttgattttttacaGGTCCCAATCAGGGTGGAGATTTTGGGCCATACAAACAGGTATTTATTTCTGTATgctgtacttaaaggcactggacactattgataattactcaaaacaatttttatcataaaacctacttgataatgagcaatgtagagctgttgatagtataaaacattgtgagaaacagctccctcggaaataacattttttttaagaagtataaatttctcacaatatatttgtcaaggtatctgaaagcacacaacttgtgcaacaagggtgttttttcttccattattctcttgcaacttctacgatcaattgaattcaaattttcacaggtttgtagttTATAAAtgcactggtctttgaaagttaccaaaggtgtctagtggcTTTAATCTTTCATGAGAATGACATTAcgttcattttgcattttaacaTTCACTAGGCTGTCCACAAATTATTTGTCAAGTTTGAAGAAAATCTGAGTGAATTTACACCAGAGGTGTGATACCTTGGACGACAATGACCATCACCCAAACACCCCCAAA
Proteins encoded in this region:
- the LOC139940896 gene encoding nondiscriminating glutamyl-tRNA synthetase EARS2, mitochondrial-like translates to MELTDEYLLRVLEARKNHISRIYDLCQPDYSYLWLRPDGRREDFIAVSENAEIILSEACQEIEGLPESVYEDVKELSAQLRRSSDRLQGVPYAVYMKILRLALSNLKRGASVAEMMSVLGKSEVVQRLNASLQSVVQDAT